One Actinomadura viridis genomic region harbors:
- a CDS encoding MarR family transcriptional regulator — translation MSDIDDIDGMAAPATLDDLDPLALENQVCFALAVASRSVIAVYRPLLEPMGLTHPQYLVMLALWQHAPLSVKDLSRMLQLEPATLSPLLKRLEAAGLVQRRRAGGDERSLSVVLTGAGRALREEALKIPPAIVERLDMDIAELRGLHQVLTRVIAAANAARPSGARNGAGDGYGAGEGNGEGNGNGDGDGGSTGRER, via the coding sequence GTGAGTGACATCGACGACATCGACGGCATGGCCGCCCCGGCGACGCTGGACGATCTCGACCCCCTGGCGCTGGAGAACCAGGTGTGCTTCGCCCTGGCGGTCGCGTCCCGGTCGGTCATCGCGGTCTACCGGCCCCTGCTGGAGCCGATGGGGCTGACCCATCCCCAATACCTGGTCATGCTCGCGTTGTGGCAGCACGCGCCGCTGTCGGTCAAGGATCTCAGCAGGATGCTGCAACTGGAGCCGGCCACCCTGTCCCCCCTGCTCAAACGCCTGGAGGCCGCCGGTCTCGTCCAGCGCCGGCGGGCGGGCGGGGACGAGCGCTCCCTGTCGGTCGTGCTGACCGGGGCGGGCCGGGCCCTCCGCGAGGAGGCCCTGAAGATCCCCCCGGCGATCGTCGAGCGCCTGGACATGGACATCGCCGAGCTGCGCGGCCTGCACCAGGTGCTGACCCGGGTGATCGCCGCCGCTAACGCCGCCAGGCCGTCCGGGGCACGGAACGGCGCGGGCGACGGCTACGGCGCGGGCGAAGGCAACGGCGAAGGCAACGGCAACGGCGACGGCGACGGCGGAAGCACCGGTCGCGAACGATGA
- a CDS encoding dihydrofolate reductase family protein: protein MAKMLYSVTMSLDGFIAGPDGDMSWLADYLGPNPEVEGLIGDIGALLVGRRTYGGDDPHRGTEKEGKAFGGGWDGPQFVLTHHAPDRPVPGVTFVGDIDGAVAASKAAAGEKYVNILGADIARQCVEIGALDEVLVCIAPVMIGDGVRLFDHPGGTHVKLERLSVSQAPLATNLWMRVVR, encoded by the coding sequence ATGGCCAAGATGTTGTACTCGGTCACCATGTCGCTGGACGGCTTCATCGCGGGCCCGGACGGCGACATGTCCTGGCTGGCCGACTACCTGGGACCCAACCCGGAGGTGGAGGGGCTGATCGGAGACATCGGGGCCCTGCTCGTGGGGAGGCGGACCTACGGAGGCGACGACCCGCACCGGGGCACCGAGAAGGAGGGCAAGGCGTTCGGCGGCGGGTGGGACGGTCCCCAGTTCGTGCTCACCCACCATGCTCCGGACAGGCCCGTGCCGGGGGTCACCTTCGTCGGCGACATCGACGGCGCGGTCGCCGCGTCCAAGGCGGCGGCGGGGGAGAAGTACGTCAACATCCTCGGGGCCGACATCGCCAGGCAGTGCGTGGAGATCGGTGCCCTTGACGAGGTCCTGGTGTGCATCGCGCCCGTCATGATCGGCGACGGTGTCCGGTTGTTCGACCATCCGGGCGGGACCCACGTCAAGCTCGAACGCCTCAGCGTCAGCCAGGCACCGCTGGCGACGAACCTCTGGATGCGCGTCGTGAGATGA
- a CDS encoding serine/threonine-protein kinase — protein MESHGWAVEVPDAYRVGTWEVRGRIAGGSWSSVYEGRPVAGGAERVALKFVPTGTLTPRQLGHLAEMARRELALYERLSHPRLIRLHETHTVDDPDHAALDGATVLVLERAAGSLAALLNGGEGPVPEAHRLLTEICEGLEHLHSSGWVHGDLKPGNILLMEDGSVRLADFGLAAELDGTHAYLPPLGTSDYVAPERRDEPVGDRGAAVRTTTDIWAFGVTAHQVLTGRLPFAGATGRARRAEIEAYAAGRGRLALSPALPAPWRELVEDCLAPDHRRRERHDAAGLLVRLRGLADVPATAEPARGKRGRRGRRARRIAVTAVSAAAVAGAVPAVAALSGADGTDRPEPGTTRAAPGYFRAGADIPPQYRDLIVRAGTMCDERGLSPVLIAAMLKAESGFDPGLRDPGMDEYGIARWTPRVLRHHLPPDRRGSAAEAAMRPEEAIPAMGRFFCRFGLELTGVPGDPALNLAAAYRTSTTTVVRSRGVPPRVRPYIERVRGHMADYRPEAAAVPGAPPGRG, from the coding sequence ATGGAGAGTCATGGCTGGGCCGTGGAGGTCCCGGACGCCTACAGGGTCGGGACGTGGGAGGTTCGCGGGCGGATCGCCGGGGGCAGCTGGAGCAGCGTCTACGAGGGACGGCCCGTCGCGGGAGGCGCGGAACGGGTCGCGCTGAAGTTCGTGCCGACGGGCACGCTGACTCCGCGGCAGCTCGGGCATCTCGCCGAGATGGCGCGCAGGGAACTGGCACTGTACGAGCGGCTCAGCCACCCCCGGCTCATCCGGCTCCACGAGACGCACACCGTCGACGATCCGGACCACGCCGCGCTCGACGGCGCGACCGTACTGGTGCTGGAACGCGCGGCCGGCTCGCTGGCGGCCCTGCTGAACGGCGGCGAGGGGCCGGTCCCCGAGGCGCACCGGCTGCTGACCGAGATCTGCGAGGGGCTGGAGCATCTGCACTCCTCGGGCTGGGTGCACGGTGACCTCAAGCCCGGCAACATCCTGCTCATGGAGGACGGCTCGGTGCGGCTGGCCGACTTCGGGCTGGCCGCGGAGCTGGACGGCACCCACGCCTACCTCCCCCCGTTGGGCACGTCCGACTACGTCGCGCCCGAGCGGCGGGACGAGCCGGTCGGGGACCGGGGGGCCGCGGTCCGCACGACCACCGACATCTGGGCGTTCGGCGTCACGGCCCACCAGGTGCTCACGGGGCGCCTGCCGTTCGCCGGCGCGACCGGCCGCGCCCGGCGGGCGGAGATCGAGGCGTACGCGGCGGGGCGGGGCCGGCTCGCGCTGTCGCCCGCGCTGCCCGCGCCCTGGCGCGAGCTCGTCGAGGACTGCCTGGCCCCCGACCACCGGAGGCGGGAACGCCACGACGCCGCGGGCCTGCTGGTCCGGCTCCGCGGCCTCGCGGACGTGCCCGCGACGGCGGAACCGGCCCGGGGGAAGCGGGGACGGCGGGGGAGGCGGGCGCGGCGGATCGCCGTCACGGCGGTCTCCGCGGCGGCGGTGGCGGGCGCGGTCCCCGCCGTGGCGGCACTGTCCGGAGCGGACGGGACCGACCGGCCCGAGCCCGGGACGACGCGGGCCGCGCCCGGGTACTTCCGCGCCGGCGCCGACATCCCGCCGCAGTACCGCGACCTCATCGTGCGGGCCGGGACCATGTGCGACGAGCGAGGGCTGAGTCCCGTGCTCATCGCCGCGATGCTCAAGGCGGAGTCGGGCTTCGACCCGGGCCTCAGGGACCCGGGGATGGACGAGTACGGCATCGCGCGCTGGACGCCGAGGGTCCTGCGCCATCACCTGCCGCCGGACCGGCGCGGCAGCGCGGCCGAGGCGGCGATGAGGCCGGAGGAGGCGATCCCGGCGATGGGCCGGTTCTTCTGCCGGTTCGGGCTGGAACTGACCGGTGTGCCGGGCGATCCGGCGCTGAACCTGGCCGCCGCGTACCGTACGTCCACCACGACGGTCGTCAGGTCGCGCGGGGTCCCTCCGCGGGTTCGTCCGTACATCGAACGGGTCCGGGGGCACATGGCGGACTACCGTCCCGAGGCGGCAGCAGTTCCAGGTGCTCCTCCCGGACGAGGTTGA
- a CDS encoding winged helix-turn-helix domain-containing protein, whose protein sequence is MIVQHDHRVPGGPRFRGLELAAGQSATFGRGTGGVPVDVPLGDPGVSRLAGRIRPVEDHWVISNLSRSATIVVENPEGAGEFVKVAPRRADMPVPFEFSRVVVPAARGPVSFLVFAPEHLYVDAGAADDGDDATTAAFPLDETSKYFRVLVALCEPRLLDASSVVIPSVPGIIERLGGRPTRPAVNFHIDYLARKKLRVKEPAGGAKADWQRAALVALALKFNLVREEHLELLPPRDGSPPCAPGPVRCTDEPAEGPRAT, encoded by the coding sequence GTGATCGTGCAGCATGACCACCGGGTTCCGGGCGGCCCGCGGTTCCGGGGCCTGGAGCTGGCGGCCGGCCAGTCGGCGACGTTCGGCCGGGGCACCGGCGGCGTCCCGGTCGACGTCCCGCTCGGCGACCCGGGGGTCTCACGGCTCGCCGGCCGGATCCGCCCGGTCGAGGACCACTGGGTCATCAGCAACCTCAGCCGGAGCGCGACCATCGTCGTCGAGAACCCCGAGGGCGCCGGCGAGTTCGTCAAGGTCGCGCCCCGGCGGGCGGACATGCCGGTCCCGTTCGAGTTCAGCAGGGTCGTGGTGCCGGCCGCCCGCGGGCCGGTCTCGTTCCTGGTCTTCGCCCCCGAGCACCTCTACGTGGACGCCGGCGCCGCCGACGACGGCGACGACGCGACCACCGCCGCCTTCCCCCTCGACGAGACCTCGAAGTACTTCCGCGTCCTGGTCGCGCTGTGCGAGCCCCGCCTGCTGGACGCCTCCTCCGTCGTGATCCCGTCCGTACCGGGGATCATCGAGCGGCTGGGCGGCCGGCCCACCAGGCCCGCCGTGAACTTCCACATCGACTACCTCGCCCGCAAGAAACTCCGCGTGAAGGAACCCGCCGGCGGAGCCAAGGCCGACTGGCAGCGCGCCGCGCTCGTCGCGCTCGCGCTGAAGTTCAACCTCGTCCGGGAGGAGCACCTGGAACTGCTGCCGCCTCGGGACGGTAGTCCGCCATGTGCCCCCGGACCCGTTCGATGTACGGACGAACCCGCGGAGGGACCCCGCGCGACCTGA
- a CDS encoding M23 family metallopeptidase produces MKGRVPAPLVFLTTLGAAFVLASGFSWANASTANASAATAKAAARPDFKMPFQCGQRWQLTTYTGHNPDDKKLDMFREGGGTSGSAVLASAAGRVHQWFDPGGLEIDHGNGWFTVYLHMSARAPVGTVVPGGGWIGTAGSVGTGVAHLHYEQLYDSNGDGDGETDEMVHPVIQGTEYRLTPQGPFPFVTSANACGSGPYWVDTFANATGYKDAQMNDAQGLLYAGTNYVYCKVWGREVRVGDQFNHWWLRTDLDEVYAGKNGRNAYVSAYYLSRWGDDEAKDNNGREIPNC; encoded by the coding sequence ATGAAGGGTCGGGTGCCCGCTCCGCTCGTCTTCCTCACCACGCTGGGCGCGGCGTTCGTGCTGGCGTCCGGGTTCTCCTGGGCGAACGCGTCCACCGCGAACGCCTCCGCCGCGACGGCGAAAGCCGCCGCCCGGCCGGATTTCAAGATGCCGTTCCAATGCGGCCAGCGATGGCAGCTCACGACGTACACCGGCCACAATCCCGATGACAAGAAGCTCGACATGTTCCGGGAGGGCGGCGGGACGTCGGGCAGCGCGGTCCTCGCGTCGGCGGCCGGCCGCGTCCACCAGTGGTTCGACCCCGGCGGCCTGGAGATCGACCACGGCAACGGCTGGTTCACCGTCTACCTTCACATGAGCGCCCGCGCCCCGGTGGGGACGGTGGTCCCCGGGGGCGGGTGGATCGGCACCGCCGGTTCCGTCGGCACCGGCGTCGCGCATCTGCATTACGAGCAGCTCTACGACTCCAACGGCGACGGTGACGGCGAGACCGACGAGATGGTCCATCCCGTCATCCAGGGAACGGAGTACCGGCTCACCCCGCAGGGGCCTTTCCCATTCGTGACCAGTGCCAACGCGTGCGGTTCCGGACCGTACTGGGTCGACACGTTCGCGAACGCGACCGGTTACAAGGACGCGCAGATGAACGATGCGCAGGGGTTGTTGTACGCCGGTACGAATTATGTGTACTGCAAGGTGTGGGGCCGGGAGGTTCGTGTGGGTGACCAGTTCAATCACTGGTGGCTGAGGACGGATCTGGACGAGGTCTACGCCGGCAAGAACGGCAGGAACGCGTACGTCTCCGCCTACTACCTGTCCAGGTGGGGCGACGACGAGGCCAAGGACAACAACGGCAGGGAAATCCCCAATTGTTAG
- a CDS encoding M23 family metallopeptidase, giving the protein MRPIRATLIVSTLLLGLFIALPAGPALAAPNFKAPYPCGQRWTYSHHSAEVRLALDFVRADGGGTAGTPVLASAAGTAYNYYQAGGAGNYVVIDHGGGWKTYYFHLASFGVGHGAGVGQGQVIGTTGSTGNSSGAHIHYEQLYNGAGQTISINGQSLAPYPGSYNQKYLTSDNGCSGGGGKYWVDTFANATGYKDAQMNDAQGLLYAGTNYVYCKVWGREVRVGDQFNHWWLRTDLDEVYAGKNGWGAYVSAYYLSRWGNDEARDNNGTVIPNC; this is encoded by the coding sequence ATGCGGCCGATTCGGGCGACGCTCATCGTGTCGACGCTCTTGCTGGGTCTGTTCATCGCGCTGCCGGCGGGACCCGCCCTGGCGGCTCCCAACTTCAAGGCGCCCTACCCGTGCGGGCAGAGATGGACCTACTCGCACCATTCGGCGGAGGTGCGGCTGGCCCTGGACTTCGTCCGGGCCGACGGCGGCGGGACGGCGGGCACGCCGGTGCTGGCCTCGGCCGCCGGCACCGCCTACAACTACTACCAGGCCGGCGGGGCCGGCAACTACGTCGTCATCGACCATGGCGGCGGCTGGAAGACCTACTACTTCCACCTGGCGTCCTTCGGTGTCGGGCACGGCGCGGGCGTCGGGCAGGGGCAGGTGATCGGGACCACCGGATCGACCGGCAACAGCTCCGGCGCGCACATCCACTACGAGCAGCTCTACAACGGAGCCGGGCAGACCATCTCCATCAACGGCCAGTCGCTGGCGCCGTACCCCGGTTCGTACAACCAGAAGTACCTGACCAGTGACAACGGCTGCAGCGGTGGCGGCGGCAAGTACTGGGTGGACACGTTCGCGAACGCGACCGGTTACAAGGACGCGCAGATGAACGATGCGCAGGGGTTGTTGTACGCCGGTACGAATTATGTGTACTGCAAGGTGTGGGGCCGGGAGGTTCGTGTCGGTGACCAGTTCAATCACTGGTGGCTGAGGACGGATCTGGACGAGGTCTACGCCGGCAAGAACGGCTGGGGCGCGTACGTCTCCGCCTACTACCTGTCCAGATGGGGCAACGACGAGGCCCGGGACAACAACGGCACCGTCATCCCGAACTGCTGA
- a CDS encoding TMEM175 family protein: protein MAIPRDPDRLVFFTDAVVAIAVTLLVLPLVDVVPESARNGESAVEVITGHGPEIWSFLLSFAVIMRLWMVHHRFFRHVRAYSTPLILCNTGWLLTIVVLPFPTEIVGVYSADRFTAGLYIGTILLASAFQSALALVVRADPEVASERHPVTPEVLTRSFTATALLALAFVLAVAVPGLNYWPLLLLLLSGPVERAWLRRPGNRRSHP, encoded by the coding sequence GTGGCCATTCCCAGGGACCCGGACCGGCTCGTCTTCTTCACCGACGCCGTCGTCGCGATCGCGGTGACCCTGCTCGTGCTGCCGCTGGTGGACGTGGTGCCGGAGTCCGCGCGGAACGGCGAGAGCGCGGTGGAGGTGATCACCGGGCACGGGCCGGAGATCTGGAGCTTCCTGCTGAGCTTCGCGGTGATCATGCGGCTCTGGATGGTGCACCACCGCTTCTTCCGGCACGTGCGGGCCTACTCGACACCGCTGATCCTGTGCAACACCGGCTGGCTGCTCACCATCGTCGTGCTGCCGTTCCCGACCGAGATCGTGGGCGTCTACAGCGCCGACCGCTTCACCGCCGGCCTCTACATCGGCACGATCCTGCTCGCGAGCGCGTTCCAGTCCGCGCTGGCCCTCGTCGTCCGGGCCGACCCCGAGGTGGCGTCCGAGCGGCACCCGGTGACGCCGGAGGTCCTCACCCGTTCGTTCACCGCGACCGCACTGCTGGCCCTCGCCTTCGTCCTGGCGGTGGCGGTGCCCGGCCTGAACTACTGGCCGCTCCTGCTGCTCCTCCTCTCCGGCCCCGTCGAACGGGCCTGGCTCCGCCGCCCGGGAAACCGCCGCTCTCACCCCTGA
- a CDS encoding dTDP-4-dehydrorhamnose 3,5-epimerase family protein yields the protein MKVRRLSVRDALEFTPDVHRDERGFFVSPFEGTAFASHGGAPAFPVAQASFSVSRRGAVRGVHVTRTPPGMAKYVYCAHGRARDIVVDLRVGSPTFGRWDAVELDAQNPRAVYVPVGVGHAFAALEDGTLMTYLMSGPYVPANELAVSPVDPELALRLGGLPDPIMSGRDLTAPSLAEAMAANLLPDHASCARAEELLWRNAPNQDAPGRDARGR from the coding sequence ATGAAGGTACGCCGGCTCTCCGTGCGGGACGCCCTGGAGTTCACTCCCGACGTCCACCGCGACGAACGCGGATTCTTCGTCTCGCCGTTCGAGGGGACGGCGTTCGCCTCCCACGGCGGCGCCCCGGCGTTCCCCGTCGCGCAGGCCAGTTTCAGCGTGTCCCGGCGCGGCGCGGTGCGCGGCGTCCACGTCACCCGGACGCCTCCGGGCATGGCCAAGTACGTCTACTGCGCGCACGGGAGGGCGAGGGACATCGTCGTCGATCTCAGGGTGGGGTCGCCGACGTTCGGCCGCTGGGACGCCGTCGAGCTCGACGCCCAGAACCCCCGCGCCGTGTACGTCCCGGTGGGGGTCGGCCACGCGTTCGCCGCGCTGGAGGACGGGACCCTCATGACCTACCTGATGTCCGGCCCGTACGTCCCCGCGAACGAGCTGGCCGTCTCGCCGGTCGACCCGGAGCTGGCGCTGCGTCTCGGCGGGCTGCCGGACCCGATCATGTCCGGCCGGGACCTGACGGCGCCGTCGCTGGCCGAGGCCATGGCGGCGAACCTGCTGCCCGACCACGCCTCCTGCGCACGCGCCGAGGAGCTGCTGTGGCGGAACGCCCCGAACCAGGACGCACCGGGCCGGGACGCACGGGGCCGCTGA
- a CDS encoding DUF4346 domain-containing protein: MVTGRGDAAVCTLTDRRLARALGGHPRVAVAGPLVTANLGLQNVVADLLRRSAVRHLVVCGRDSRLFRPGQTLLALAENGCGDDGTVIGAQGYRPVLAGLAPGDVEEFRRRVRVHDHIGVADPRRLAAVLSGLDALPPVVPRARPAAPPLERLPAGGPRRPIPRTAEGFLVVGVDRDHGVLVVRHYDHDLRAGRELRSHCPEALLAGVLRHGLIRDPSHAGYLGAELAKADTALRLDLDYVQDRPLARDRAVTPPAGRLVPEESGTAS; this comes from the coding sequence GTGGTGACGGGCCGCGGGGACGCCGCGGTCTGCACGCTCACCGACCGGCGGCTGGCCAGGGCGCTGGGCGGGCATCCGCGGGTGGCCGTGGCGGGGCCGCTGGTGACGGCCAACCTCGGCCTCCAGAACGTCGTCGCCGATCTGCTGCGCCGGTCCGCGGTCCGGCACCTGGTCGTCTGCGGGCGCGACTCCCGGCTGTTCCGCCCCGGGCAGACCCTGCTGGCGCTGGCGGAGAACGGCTGCGGGGACGACGGCACCGTCATCGGTGCCCAGGGGTACCGGCCGGTGCTGGCGGGGCTGGCGCCCGGCGACGTCGAGGAGTTCCGGCGCCGCGTCCGCGTCCACGACCACATCGGCGTGGCCGACCCGCGGCGGTTGGCGGCGGTGCTGTCCGGTCTCGACGCCCTGCCGCCCGTGGTGCCCCGCGCGCGGCCGGCCGCCCCACCCCTGGAACGGCTGCCCGCGGGAGGGCCGCGCAGGCCGATCCCCCGGACGGCGGAGGGCTTCCTGGTGGTCGGCGTCGACCGCGACCACGGAGTGCTGGTCGTCCGGCACTACGACCACGACCTGCGCGCCGGCCGGGAGCTGCGCAGCCACTGCCCCGAGGCGCTGCTGGCGGGCGTGCTGCGGCACGGCCTGATCCGGGACCCGTCGCACGCCGGCTACCTGGGGGCGGAGCTGGCCAAGGCCGACACCGCGCTGCGGCTGGACCTCGACTACGTCCAGGACCGCCCGCTCGCCCGGGACCGGGCGGTCACGCCACCGGCCGGGCGGCTCGTCCCGGAGGAATCCGGCACGGCGTCATGA
- a CDS encoding B12-binding domain-containing radical SAM protein: MTTDVAISPRRPRRHPGEFEISLDERITDPGAFRVGFVILLDGDLVMSPEHLGVGFMASVLRQAGFTCEIREVEHGREDEAVEGLLEFAPDLVCFTLMSLNVPSCIEFCRRLRERAPDVVIACGGPAGTFTGLDVLRTNPYADLVALGEGEPLILDLAQRLALGEGYAGCPGIGYRDGDELRQNPARPLVHNLDALPDPARDQLIQHGSKLEYVRISSSRGCVARCTFCSAPNLGNRVQDGKAWRARSVPLIVDEIEKIVREQRFRTFDFIDSTFEDPDGGRVGKKRVRHIAEEILDRDLDIYYNVCMRAENWSDDDHELLDLLVRSGLEKVNIGIESGVQSELELWEKRATVEDNIRVIRLMREHGIYLALGFLPFHPYATAETLVENARFLRAHAGQNLRRMTERLEVYPGTSIAQRMAEDGLLGERYHQTLDPYDYAYKDERVDKLARHFASLYNNADYHERGVITEQSAVFEFETFNVVVQTFVSRIYRRFHKVPGVVDVLEEFKDYLHRTRQAMGEANYQFFMENLSDCLEDRLDVRKQRRQVEEVEDRFRRCIDGIRGEQLRVGKRLYRLGANVAEISSTLPPVTAGGAPRSYNGGAATW; this comes from the coding sequence ATGACCACGGACGTAGCGATCAGCCCCCGGCGGCCCCGCCGGCATCCCGGCGAGTTCGAGATCAGCCTGGACGAGCGGATCACCGATCCCGGCGCGTTCCGGGTCGGCTTCGTGATCCTCCTGGACGGCGACCTGGTGATGTCGCCCGAGCATCTGGGCGTGGGGTTCATGGCCTCGGTGCTCCGCCAGGCCGGCTTCACCTGCGAGATCAGGGAGGTCGAGCACGGCCGGGAGGACGAGGCGGTCGAGGGGTTGCTGGAGTTCGCGCCGGACCTGGTCTGCTTCACGCTGATGAGCCTGAACGTGCCGAGCTGCATCGAGTTCTGCCGGCGGCTGCGCGAGCGCGCCCCCGACGTCGTCATCGCCTGCGGCGGCCCCGCCGGGACGTTCACCGGCCTGGACGTGCTGCGCACCAACCCGTACGCCGACCTGGTGGCGCTCGGCGAGGGCGAGCCGCTCATCCTCGACCTGGCGCAGCGGCTGGCGCTGGGCGAGGGGTACGCCGGCTGCCCCGGCATCGGCTACCGCGACGGCGACGAGCTGCGGCAGAATCCGGCGCGGCCCCTGGTCCACAACCTGGACGCGCTGCCCGACCCGGCCCGCGACCAGCTGATCCAGCACGGCAGCAAGCTGGAGTACGTCCGGATCAGCAGCAGCCGGGGCTGCGTCGCCCGCTGCACCTTCTGCTCGGCGCCGAACCTGGGCAACCGGGTGCAGGACGGCAAGGCGTGGCGGGCCCGCTCGGTGCCGCTGATCGTCGACGAGATCGAGAAGATCGTGCGGGAGCAGCGGTTCCGCACCTTCGACTTCATCGACTCCACCTTCGAGGACCCCGACGGAGGCCGGGTCGGCAAGAAACGGGTCCGGCACATCGCCGAGGAGATCCTCGACCGTGACCTGGACATCTACTACAACGTCTGCATGCGGGCCGAGAACTGGTCCGACGACGACCACGAGCTGCTCGACCTGCTGGTCCGCAGCGGCCTGGAGAAGGTCAACATCGGCATCGAGTCCGGCGTGCAGTCGGAACTGGAGCTGTGGGAGAAGCGCGCCACCGTCGAGGACAACATCCGGGTGATCCGGCTGATGCGCGAGCACGGCATCTACCTGGCGCTCGGCTTCCTGCCGTTCCACCCGTACGCGACCGCGGAGACGCTGGTGGAGAACGCGCGGTTCCTGCGCGCGCACGCGGGCCAGAACCTGCGCCGGATGACCGAGCGGCTGGAGGTCTACCCGGGCACCTCCATCGCGCAGCGGATGGCCGAGGACGGGCTGCTCGGGGAGCGCTACCACCAGACCCTCGACCCCTACGACTACGCCTACAAGGACGAGCGCGTCGACAAGCTCGCCAGGCACTTCGCCTCTCTCTACAACAACGCCGACTACCACGAGCGCGGCGTCATCACCGAGCAGTCGGCGGTGTTCGAGTTCGAGACCTTCAACGTCGTCGTGCAGACGTTCGTCTCCCGCATCTACCGGCGGTTCCACAAGGTGCCCGGCGTCGTGGACGTCCTGGAGGAGTTCAAGGACTACCTGCACCGGACGCGGCAGGCGATGGGCGAGGCGAACTACCAGTTCTTCATGGAGAACCTCTCGGACTGCCTGGAGGACCGGCTGGACGTGCGCAAGCAGCGCCGCCAGGTGGAGGAGGTCGAGGACCGGTTCCGCCGCTGCATCGACGGCATCCGCGGTGAGCAGCTGCGGGTCGGCAAGCGGCTGTACCGGCTCGGCGCCAACGTCGCCGAGATCAGCTCCACGCTGCCGCCGGTCACGGCCGGCGGCGCGCCGCGCAGCTACAACGGGGGTGCGGCGACGTGGTGA
- a CDS encoding alkaline phosphatase family protein has translation MTRTTVIGLDGVPHWLLEELAAEGVMPATRELLGQGALRPLRAPVPDISSTSWVTFLTGADPGRHGVYGFIDLEPGGYGTFFPRLPDVRAPLLWEHVPGDCAILNVPGTYPAPPVRGTLISGFVAPDFDRAVHPPEERAPLRELDYRLDVDIDDPVGDPDGFMDEVEAALAARRAAFRRHLERRPRLAVCVITETDRVHHFHWRSLRTPGSPLHDRILRFYRRVDEAIAELAELAGDGALMIVSDHGFGPADAQFYLNAWLRREGYLALPADAPDLRGIDGATRAFALDPGRLYFNHRDRFPGGGDLDRPALKAELAARLAALRLGDGGAVTEGGPGRPLVGEVLDGAHLYAGPEAHRAPDLVVMPAHGVQVRGSWTQAEPIAPGPLTGTHTRHDATFWLRGDHGRGTVEMRDVAPTILACLGVPPGPAMEGVPVTGAPAGRGSGVPGGGSGVPGEPGVRARRTPVTP, from the coding sequence ATGACCAGGACCACCGTCATCGGGCTGGACGGCGTCCCGCACTGGCTGCTGGAGGAGCTGGCCGCCGAGGGCGTCATGCCCGCCACCCGCGAACTCCTCGGCCAGGGCGCGCTGCGCCCGCTGCGGGCCCCCGTCCCCGACATCAGCTCGACCTCGTGGGTCACGTTCCTCACCGGCGCCGACCCCGGCCGCCACGGCGTGTACGGGTTCATCGACCTGGAGCCGGGCGGCTACGGCACCTTCTTCCCGCGGCTGCCCGACGTGCGGGCGCCGCTGCTGTGGGAGCACGTCCCGGGCGACTGCGCGATCCTCAACGTGCCGGGCACCTACCCGGCGCCGCCGGTGCGCGGCACGCTGATCTCGGGCTTCGTGGCCCCCGACTTCGACCGCGCCGTCCACCCGCCCGAGGAGCGCGCGCCGCTCCGGGAGCTGGACTACCGCCTGGACGTCGACATCGACGATCCGGTCGGCGACCCGGACGGCTTCATGGACGAGGTGGAGGCGGCGCTGGCCGCGCGCCGCGCCGCGTTCCGCCGCCATCTGGAGCGCCGCCCCCGGCTGGCCGTGTGCGTCATCACCGAGACCGACCGGGTGCACCACTTCCACTGGCGGAGCCTGCGCACCCCCGGCTCCCCGCTGCACGACCGGATCCTCCGCTTCTACCGGCGGGTGGACGAGGCGATCGCCGAGCTGGCCGAGCTGGCGGGCGACGGCGCACTCATGATCGTCAGCGATCACGGGTTCGGCCCGGCCGACGCGCAGTTCTACCTCAACGCCTGGCTGCGCCGCGAGGGTTACCTCGCCCTGCCGGCCGACGCGCCCGACCTGCGCGGCATCGACGGCGCGACACGGGCGTTCGCGCTGGACCCCGGCCGGCTCTACTTCAACCACCGCGACCGCTTCCCCGGCGGCGGCGACCTGGACCGCCCCGCGCTGAAGGCCGAGCTGGCCGCGCGCCTGGCCGCCCTGCGGCTCGGCGACGGCGGCGCCGTCACCGAGGGCGGTCCCGGCCGCCCGCTGGTCGGAGAGGTCCTGGACGGCGCGCACCTGTACGCGGGACCCGAGGCCCACCGCGCCCCCGACCTCGTCGTGATGCCCGCGCACGGCGTCCAGGTCCGCGGGTCCTGGACGCAGGCCGAGCCGATCGCGCCCGGTCCGCTGACCGGCACCCACACCCGGCACGACGCCACGTTCTGGCTGCGCGGCGACCACGGCCGCGGCACCGTCGAGATGCGCGACGTCGCGCCGACGATCCTGGCGTGCCTGGGCGTGCCGCCCGGGCCGGCGATGGAGGGCGTCCCCGTCACGGGCGCGCCCGCCGGCCGCGGGTCGGGCGTGCCCGGCGGCGGCTCGGGCGTGCCCGGCGAACCCGGCGTCCGCGCCCGGCGGACGCCCGTCACACCGTGA